One genomic region from Microcystis panniformis FACHB-1757 encodes:
- a CDS encoding monovalent cation/H(+) antiporter subunit G: MIDIFSYICIAIGVFFWFWGTAHLLDKRSVLYKLHGLSVADTLGSMAIIFGLLLKVPQNWPLLLLAIISLAIWNTMLGYVLAYTSSDRE, encoded by the coding sequence ATGATTGACATTTTCAGTTATATCTGCATCGCTATCGGAGTTTTTTTCTGGTTTTGGGGAACGGCGCATCTTTTAGACAAGCGCTCGGTATTATATAAATTACACGGTCTATCTGTCGCTGATACTTTGGGTTCCATGGCGATTATTTTCGGGCTACTTTTGAAAGTTCCCCAAAATTGGCCTTTATTATTATTGGCAATAATTTCCCTAGCAATTTGGAACACCATGTTAGGCTACGTTTTAGCTTATACTTCTAGCGATCGAGAGTAA
- a CDS encoding DUF4040 domain-containing protein: protein MNESYLYVIVALLPLTAAMVMLQSNPYQALVIRGVLGAIAALVYALLGAADVSLTEALMGTMLAVTLYAVAIRSSLVMRLGVIAEENDTVLEQLKTQLQTVLSKRFMRLELVAYSDKQALQQALMDKDVHAVCIRQDNPETIPYEITIRLPYLYDIFKNELTAANTILTCIETPKLEEKH, encoded by the coding sequence ATGAATGAAAGTTATCTCTATGTTATTGTTGCCCTCTTGCCTTTAACTGCGGCGATGGTGATGTTACAATCCAATCCCTACCAAGCTTTAGTAATTCGTGGAGTTTTGGGAGCAATAGCAGCCTTAGTTTATGCTTTATTAGGGGCAGCAGATGTATCTTTAACCGAAGCTTTGATGGGAACCATGTTAGCTGTAACTCTCTACGCGGTGGCGATTCGTTCTTCTTTAGTGATGCGTTTAGGAGTAATTGCTGAGGAAAACGATACAGTTTTAGAACAGTTAAAAACTCAACTACAAACGGTTTTAAGTAAACGTTTTATGCGTTTAGAATTAGTTGCCTACAGTGATAAACAAGCTTTGCAACAGGCACTTATGGATAAGGATGTTCATGCCGTCTGTATCCGTCAAGACAATCCAGAAACTATCCCCTACGAAATCACAATTAGATTACCCTATCTCTACGATATTTTTAAAAATGAATTAACGGCAGCCAACACGATTTTAACTTGTATTGAAACCCCCAAATTAGAGGAGAAACACTAA
- a CDS encoding Na(+)/H(+) antiporter subunit B, whose translation MKWIYTLAAIAFAVKMVIIPNTASSVSSLEIVKSLVDDGGVPNAVSVVIFRNRLYDTIYEVVVFTIAIMGANFLLATEKPASKIHQFTDQPSIILARLGATITALVGIELAIRGHLSPGGGFAAGVAGGTAIGLIAITSSPEWMQAIYRRWQAATWEKISVLVFIVLAAITLSGFELPHGELGALFSGGILPILNILVAVKVALGSWAVILVFIRYRGLL comes from the coding sequence ATGAAATGGATTTACACTCTAGCCGCCATTGCCTTCGCTGTCAAAATGGTAATTATTCCCAATACTGCTTCCTCTGTATCATCCTTAGAAATTGTTAAATCCCTGGTGGACGACGGTGGTGTTCCTAATGCGGTTTCGGTAGTGATTTTTCGTAATCGTCTCTACGATACCATCTATGAAGTGGTTGTTTTTACCATTGCCATTATGGGGGCAAATTTTCTTTTAGCCACCGAAAAACCCGCCAGTAAAATCCATCAATTTACCGACCAACCTTCAATTATTTTAGCCCGTTTAGGGGCAACAATTACCGCTTTAGTGGGCATTGAATTAGCTATCCGCGGACATTTAAGTCCGGGGGGAGGTTTTGCCGCCGGAGTCGCCGGAGGTACGGCAATTGGTTTAATAGCAATTACCTCGTCTCCCGAATGGATGCAAGCAATTTATCGCCGTTGGCAAGCGGCAACATGGGAGAAAATTTCCGTCTTAGTTTTTATTGTTTTGGCTGCCATTACTCTCTCAGGATTTGAGTTACCCCACGGGGAATTAGGTGCGCTATTTAGTGGCGGCATTTTACCGATACTAAATATTTTAGTCGCCGTTAAAGTAGCTTTAGGTTCCTGGGCAGTAATCCTCGTTTTTATCCGCTATCGCGGTTTATTGTGA
- a CDS encoding DEAD/DEAH box helicase, which translates to MVNVIRGSSAKPVSSQRLAKYFEERTDIEGTLYIGYPIIGTPQGGYQIDALLVSRQQGVIIFNIDEGKNYDLDIEGTQDESITKLEAKLLSYKELVQKRKLIVNISVATYAPIWNNYPEGINPEEYPVLIKDKDLDDFIKKCQGNDSEYFEKVNSVIQAVTTIRKKDARSYVVKPDSRGAKLKKLEDSIANLDETQNKAVLETTKGVQRIRGLAGSGKTIVLALKVAYLHATHPDWNIAVTFYTRSLKDQYKDLITRFSYEHKNSEPDWEKVKIIHAWGSPEIEGIYYELCKRHNIEYLDFSQANNLTYLLNEDPFEFVCQKALREIKNFHQYYDVILIDEAQDFPQDFLRLCYEILKDDKRLVYAYDELQSLNSKVMDSPEVIFGNDNHGNPRVKLENLPSEPQQDVVLNTCYRNSRPILSSAHALGFGVYYPQGLIQMFDNRQLWQDIGYEVEEGELKSGEFVKLIRTPKTSPKFLEEHSSIDDIINFKSFDNNQEQFEWLVEQIAKNLKEDELRCQDIMVIHPIPKNARNVFGKAREMLFTKNINSHLAGSTSSPDEFFQENSIAFTQIYRAKGNEAAMVYFINAQECLSGSQIASNRNILFTAMTRSKAWLRVIGYGANMPALEREFQEIKSRNFALEFTYPTPEELQQMKKVYRDTLNTKRYKNDREKQELIAKLKSIEFSSDEKNEIIKIFQE; encoded by the coding sequence ATGGTTAACGTTATTCGCGGTTCTTCAGCTAAACCTGTATCTTCTCAAAGATTAGCTAAATATTTTGAGGAAAGAACAGATATAGAGGGAACATTGTATATCGGCTATCCTATTATTGGAACTCCCCAAGGAGGATATCAAATTGATGCTCTATTAGTCTCTCGTCAGCAAGGGGTTATTATTTTTAATATTGATGAGGGAAAAAATTATGATTTGGATATTGAAGGCACTCAAGACGAGAGCATAACCAAGTTAGAAGCAAAACTGCTGTCTTATAAAGAGCTTGTTCAAAAAAGAAAGCTAATAGTTAACATTTCTGTAGCCACCTATGCACCGATTTGGAATAATTATCCAGAAGGAATTAACCCAGAGGAATATCCTGTTCTTATTAAAGATAAAGATCTTGATGATTTTATCAAGAAATGTCAAGGCAATGATTCTGAATATTTCGAGAAAGTCAACTCAGTTATACAAGCTGTTACAACCATTAGAAAAAAAGACGCTCGCAGTTATGTTGTTAAACCAGATTCTAGGGGAGCAAAGTTAAAAAAATTAGAAGATTCTATCGCTAATCTTGATGAAACTCAAAATAAGGCTGTTTTAGAAACCACTAAAGGTGTACAAAGAATTAGAGGTTTAGCAGGTTCGGGAAAAACAATTGTCTTAGCGCTGAAAGTAGCTTATCTTCATGCAACTCATCCCGATTGGAATATTGCTGTTACCTTCTATACACGCTCGTTAAAGGATCAATACAAAGATTTAATTACTCGGTTTAGTTATGAGCATAAAAATTCCGAACCAGACTGGGAAAAAGTAAAAATTATTCACGCTTGGGGAAGTCCTGAGATAGAAGGAATTTATTATGAGCTATGTAAACGACATAATATTGAATATTTAGATTTTAGTCAAGCAAACAACCTAACATATTTGTTGAATGAAGACCCTTTTGAGTTTGTCTGTCAAAAAGCCTTGCGAGAGATTAAAAATTTTCATCAATATTATGATGTTATTTTAATTGATGAAGCTCAAGATTTTCCTCAAGACTTCTTAAGACTCTGCTATGAAATCTTGAAAGATGATAAACGTTTAGTTTATGCCTATGATGAGTTGCAAAGCTTAAATAGTAAAGTCATGGATTCTCCCGAAGTTATTTTTGGAAATGATAACCATGGTAATCCTAGAGTTAAATTGGAGAATTTACCCAGCGAACCCCAACAAGATGTAGTTTTAAATACTTGTTACAGAAATTCTCGTCCTATTCTTTCCTCTGCTCATGCTCTAGGTTTTGGAGTTTATTATCCACAGGGACTAATTCAAATGTTTGATAATCGTCAATTATGGCAAGATATTGGTTATGAGGTTGAAGAAGGAGAATTAAAATCAGGAGAATTTGTTAAACTGATTAGAACCCCCAAAACCAGTCCTAAATTCCTTGAAGAACATTCTTCTATCGATGATATTATCAACTTTAAATCTTTCGATAACAATCAGGAGCAATTTGAATGGCTAGTGGAACAAATTGCCAAGAATCTCAAGGAAGATGAATTAAGATGCCAAGATATTATGGTTATCCATCCAATACCTAAAAATGCTCGCAACGTTTTTGGAAAAGCTAGAGAAATGTTATTTACAAAAAATATTAATTCTCATTTAGCAGGTAGCACATCTTCTCCCGATGAGTTTTTTCAAGAAAACTCGATTGCTTTTACACAGATTTATCGTGCAAAAGGCAATGAAGCGGCAATGGTTTATTTCATTAACGCTCAAGAATGTTTATCTGGTTCACAAATTGCTAGTAACCGCAATATTTTATTTACAGCGATGACTAGAAGTAAAGCTTGGTTAAGAGTTATTGGTTATGGAGCAAATATGCCAGCTTTAGAGAGGGAATTTCAGGAAATTAAATCGAGAAATTTTGCTCTTGAGTTTACCTATCCAACCCCCGAAGAACTTCAACAAATGAAGAAGGTTTATCGAGATACTCTTAATACCAAGAGATATAAAAATGACAGGGAAAAGCAAGAATTAATTGCCAAGTTAAAAAGTATAGAATTTTCATCAGATGAAAAAAACGAAATTATCAAAATATTCCAAGAATAG
- a CDS encoding DUF2290 domain-containing protein, producing the protein MLNVQNIFKDVKNLTAKLIEVGLSSQQNFPTLNKLSQNISEISYANSSDLSIALKNVAYQDIYDELDRGKNYNIKMIDGALIQLLYRFQGSQLLSHRLAFFSSPYLESFQNEPELYEEDEIFADIIAKNIVAVPIRFDYDPDNFQEIHHPRCHLTLGQFKNCRIPVSSPLTPSIFIAFILLDILPPSSYAVTGDS; encoded by the coding sequence ATGCTTAATGTTCAGAATATCTTTAAAGATGTTAAAAATTTAACGGCTAAATTGATAGAAGTAGGATTATCAAGTCAGCAGAACTTTCCGACTTTGAATAAATTGAGTCAAAATATTTCTGAGATTAGCTATGCCAATAGTTCCGACTTATCCATTGCCCTAAAAAATGTTGCCTATCAAGATATTTATGATGAGCTTGATCGCGGGAAGAATTATAATATTAAAATGATTGATGGAGCCTTGATTCAATTACTTTATCGCTTCCAAGGATCGCAGTTATTATCCCATAGACTAGCTTTCTTCTCATCCCCTTATTTAGAATCTTTTCAAAATGAGCCAGAACTATATGAAGAAGACGAGATATTTGCCGATATTATCGCCAAAAATATTGTAGCTGTACCGATTAGATTTGATTACGATCCTGATAATTTTCAAGAGATTCATCACCCCAGATGTCATCTCACCCTAGGACAATTCAAAAACTGCCGAATTCCAGTGTCCTCCCCTTTAACACCCAGCATATTTATTGCTTTTATCCTTCTTGACATACTCCCACCGTCAAGCTACGCTGTGACGGGGGATTCTTGA
- a CDS encoding RNA-guided endonuclease InsQ/TnpB family protein: MLVVEAKLKNGTPEQYQKLDEAIRTSQFVRNSCVRYWMDNKGTTRNDLQKLCAVLADNKETPWVNKLNSQARQSAADRAWQSISRFYHNCHAKIPGKKGFPRFKKHSRSVEYKLTGYKLSDDRRKIRFTDGFKAGEFDLWCSQKTLVYYSEQQIKRVRVVRRADGYYCQFLIDVERQEYHKPTGQITGIDLGLKEFYTDAQGNTVENPRYLRKSEKRLKKAQRRLSKKFRQGKKQSKNYHKQRIKVAKLHLKVSRQRKDKAIKDALALVQSNDLVVYEALKVRNLVKNRKLAKSISDASWYQFTEWLNYFAKIYRIVCVAVPPHFTSQDCSVCGTRVQKTLSTRTHQCPNCKTVLDRDHNAAINILKKGLQYLGNHLNGTVGQTETDPNALGESGLWILNGDIENLSCLVEQGISDSDRSRIPRHSVA, translated from the coding sequence ATGCTAGTCGTAGAAGCCAAGTTAAAAAACGGGACACCAGAACAATACCAAAAACTTGATGAAGCTATTAGAACTTCTCAGTTTGTACGTAACTCTTGTGTTCGTTATTGGATGGACAATAAGGGGACAACCCGTAATGATCTTCAAAAGCTTTGTGCTGTACTAGCAGACAATAAAGAGACACCATGGGTAAATAAATTAAACTCTCAAGCTCGTCAATCGGCTGCTGATAGAGCCTGGCAATCAATTAGTCGATTTTATCATAATTGTCATGCCAAGATACCAGGTAAAAAGGGTTTTCCCCGATTTAAAAAGCATAGTCGTTCTGTTGAATACAAATTAACGGGCTACAAACTATCTGATGACCGACGTAAAATCAGATTTACCGATGGCTTTAAAGCAGGAGAATTTGATTTATGGTGTAGTCAAAAGACATTAGTTTATTATTCAGAACAACAGATTAAACGGGTAAGAGTTGTTAGACGTGCTGACGGTTATTATTGCCAGTTTTTGATTGACGTAGAACGGCAAGAATACCATAAACCAACGGGACAAATAACAGGAATTGACTTAGGGTTAAAGGAATTTTATACCGATGCCCAAGGCAATACTGTAGAGAATCCACGTTATTTAAGAAAGTCAGAAAAACGACTGAAAAAAGCACAAAGGAGATTATCCAAAAAGTTTCGTCAAGGAAAGAAACAGTCTAAAAACTATCACAAGCAACGGATAAAAGTAGCTAAACTTCACTTGAAAGTATCAAGACAACGTAAAGACAAAGCAATTAAAGACGCTTTGGCGTTAGTCCAGTCTAATGATCTGGTAGTCTATGAGGCTTTAAAGGTAAGAAACTTAGTCAAAAACCGTAAGCTTGCCAAGTCGATTAGTGATGCTTCTTGGTATCAATTCACTGAATGGTTGAATTATTTTGCCAAGATTTATCGGATTGTTTGTGTTGCTGTTCCTCCCCATTTCACTAGCCAAGATTGTTCAGTTTGTGGGACGAGAGTTCAAAAAACATTAAGCACTAGAACTCATCAATGCCCCAATTGTAAAACAGTCTTAGATAGGGATCATAATGCAGCAATAAATATTCTTAAAAAAGGGTTGCAATATTTGGGAAATCATCTCAACGGTACTGTTGGGCAAACAGAAACCGACCCAAACGCCTTGGGAGAGTCCGGCCTCTGGATTCTTAATGGAGACATTGAGAATCTAAGCTGTCTCGTTGAACAAGGAATTTCCGATAGTGATAGGTCAAGAATCCCCCGTCACAGCGTAGCTTGA
- a CDS encoding EF-hand domain-containing protein: MFAKIPERSMHYLRWVLTIAWLILIFSLFFDPISAKLTDSNNLSSPLRVDPDLCIKVQGVCLPQSSYQLGAPIFWGIVVPSSIFILLVFGHELWRRICPLSFLSQIPRALGKQRQKKYTDKSGKVRYEIYKVPKNSWLARNYLYLQLSLLFLGLCGRILFDNSDRLVLGSFLIFTILVAIFVGYWYGGKSWCNYFCPMSPVERIYCEPRGLLNSTAHEDSRGGITQSMCRIVHEDGSEQSACVACQSPCIDIDAERAYWDGITNRDRQWLYYGYFGLVFGYVIYYYLYAGNWDYYFSGAWAHEENQLESLFQPGFYLAGQAIAIPKLVAVPLTLAICTFLGYFLGKKVENAYKVDRIRKKSPLTTEIIRHRVFTVGTFLIFNFFFIFAGRPFINLLPKFWYYFADILPAVLSSLWLYRTWTRNPGLYQREGLAGRLRKQLGKLGLDTAKYLDRRSLEALDADEVYVLAKILPDFTHQKCLKAYKALLKEALEEGYTDFGHSLEILEQMRLELTITEAEHQAILTELGVESAELLDPDKQYSREDWLRLQSYRDALLESLLVTWKKDPDRQVGSELLEVLTGKSSREAIEHLLTELPAAETETVESLRRQYGVTGQEEETILHRPLARQLWRNIARAFQVFDRLSFSSDSDRDQQERILLERFQLFDSDGSGQISLEELKAYLQAIEPGVTDKEIEAMLQQADTGRDHQISFQEFRDLLHQFHK, encoded by the coding sequence ATGTTTGCAAAAATTCCCGAACGCTCGATGCACTATCTGCGATGGGTTCTGACCATCGCTTGGTTAATTCTGATATTTTCTCTATTTTTTGACCCTATTTCGGCAAAATTAACCGATTCTAATAATCTTTCTAGTCCCCTGAGAGTTGATCCCGATCTGTGCATTAAAGTGCAGGGAGTTTGCTTACCCCAATCCTCCTATCAGTTAGGTGCGCCGATTTTTTGGGGAATAGTGGTTCCTAGTAGCATTTTTATCTTATTAGTATTCGGTCACGAACTCTGGCGGCGTATCTGTCCTTTATCCTTTCTTTCTCAAATACCGCGCGCTTTGGGTAAACAGCGTCAGAAAAAATACACCGATAAATCGGGGAAAGTCCGCTATGAAATCTATAAAGTGCCGAAAAACTCTTGGTTAGCCCGGAATTATCTCTATCTACAATTAAGTCTGTTATTTTTGGGTTTATGCGGACGGATTCTCTTTGATAATTCCGATCGCTTAGTCTTGGGTAGCTTTTTAATCTTTACTATTCTAGTGGCGATCTTTGTGGGTTATTGGTATGGGGGCAAATCTTGGTGTAACTATTTCTGTCCCATGAGTCCAGTGGAAAGGATTTACTGTGAACCGAGGGGTTTACTGAATAGCACCGCTCATGAAGACAGTCGCGGTGGGATTACTCAATCTATGTGTCGTATTGTCCATGAAGATGGTAGCGAACAAAGTGCCTGTGTTGCCTGTCAGAGTCCCTGTATCGATATCGATGCGGAAAGAGCCTATTGGGATGGGATAACCAACAGAGATCGCCAATGGCTTTATTACGGTTATTTTGGCTTAGTTTTTGGCTATGTTATCTATTATTATCTCTATGCTGGCAATTGGGACTATTATTTCTCTGGAGCTTGGGCGCACGAAGAAAATCAACTAGAATCCCTCTTTCAACCGGGTTTTTATCTTGCTGGTCAGGCAATTGCGATTCCGAAGCTGGTAGCTGTCCCCTTAACTTTGGCAATCTGCACTTTTTTGGGTTACTTTCTCGGTAAAAAAGTTGAAAATGCCTACAAAGTCGATAGAATTCGCAAAAAGTCGCCTTTAACTACAGAAATTATCCGTCACCGCGTCTTTACTGTCGGAACTTTTCTGATTTTCAATTTCTTCTTTATTTTCGCTGGTCGTCCTTTTATTAATCTTTTGCCAAAATTTTGGTATTATTTCGCTGATATTTTACCGGCTGTTTTGAGTAGTTTATGGTTATATCGCACTTGGACAAGGAATCCGGGTCTTTACCAACGGGAAGGACTCGCGGGAAGATTGCGTAAACAGTTGGGTAAACTGGGTCTCGATACTGCTAAATATCTCGATCGGCGATCGCTGGAAGCTTTGGATGCGGATGAGGTGTATGTGTTAGCCAAGATACTGCCGGATTTCACACACCAGAAGTGTTTAAAAGCCTATAAAGCCTTGTTAAAAGAGGCTTTGGAGGAGGGATATACTGACTTCGGCCACAGCCTCGAAATCCTAGAACAAATGCGCTTAGAGTTGACGATTACCGAGGCCGAACATCAGGCAATTCTAACGGAGTTGGGTGTGGAATCGGCCGAACTTCTCGATCCGGACAAGCAGTATAGTCGCGAGGATTGGTTGCGTTTGCAGAGTTACCGCGATGCTTTGTTGGAAAGTTTGTTGGTGACTTGGAAAAAAGACCCCGATCGCCAGGTGGGATCGGAATTGCTGGAAGTGTTAACCGGTAAGAGTTCCAGGGAGGCGATCGAGCATTTATTGACGGAATTGCCGGCCGCAGAAACGGAAACTGTCGAGTCTTTGCGTCGCCAGTACGGAGTTACTGGTCAGGAGGAGGAAACGATTCTCCATCGTCCTCTGGCCCGTCAATTATGGCGAAATATCGCCCGCGCTTTTCAGGTCTTTGATCGTCTATCTTTTAGTAGTGACAGCGATCGTGATCAACAGGAAAGAATTTTATTGGAAAGATTCCAGCTATTTGATAGTGATGGTTCGGGACAAATTAGCCTTGAGGAGTTAAAAGCTTATCTTCAGGCGATCGAACCAGGGGTGACAGACAAGGAAATCGAAGCTATGTTACAGCAGGCCGATACTGGTCGCGATCATCAGATTAGTTTTCAGGAATTTCGCGATCTACTGCACCAATTCCACAAATAA